One stretch of Proteiniborus sp. DW1 DNA includes these proteins:
- a CDS encoding anti-sigma regulatory factor, with protein sequence MNENNHKIKLEYSVMQNDFISAGEASSNVKKVLNQLGIDSKIVRRVAIATYEAEMNIVIHSYGGKIIVTISPDEIEVIARDTGPGIENIELAMQEGYSTASNQVRELGFGAGMGLPNMKKCSDEFNIISEANVETIVSMKIYIKHI encoded by the coding sequence ATGAATGAAAATAATCATAAGATTAAGTTAGAATATAGTGTTATGCAAAATGATTTTATTAGTGCAGGTGAGGCATCGAGTAATGTAAAAAAGGTATTAAATCAGCTTGGGATTGATTCAAAAATAGTTAGAAGAGTTGCTATAGCAACTTACGAAGCAGAGATGAACATAGTTATCCACTCGTACGGAGGGAAAATCATTGTAACTATATCACCTGATGAAATTGAAGTTATAGCTCGTGATACAGGACCAGGAATAGAAAATATTGAACTTGCTATGCAAGAAGGCTATTCTACTGCTTCTAATCAAGTTAGAGAACTAGGATTTGGGGCAGGTATGGGGCTCCCAAATATGAAAAAATGTTCGGATGAATTTAATATTATATCTGAAGCGAATGTTGAAACTATAGTATCAATGAAAATATATATTAAGCATATATAA
- a CDS encoding DRTGG domain-containing protein: protein MKLSEIRDILNAKVLVGEDFLDREVFSAFGSDLMSDVLAFVNEKSVLLTGLTNTQVIRTAEIAGLFAIVFVRGKMPSKDLLELALEKDITIMTTEYTLYTTSGKLYERGLKGVRIEGELR from the coding sequence ATGAAATTAAGTGAAATTAGAGACATATTAAATGCAAAGGTGTTAGTTGGTGAAGATTTTTTAGACAGAGAGGTTTTCTCTGCTTTTGGTTCTGATTTGATGAGTGATGTACTTGCATTTGTTAACGAAAAATCTGTATTGTTAACAGGGCTTACAAATACACAAGTTATAAGAACTGCTGAGATCGCAGGTCTTTTTGCTATCGTATTTGTAAGAGGAAAGATGCCAAGCAAAGATTTGCTAGAATTAGCACTAGAAAAAGATATTACAATAATGACTACAGAATACACTTTATATACTACAAGTGGCAAGCTATATGAAAGAGGTTTGAAAGGAGTAAGAATAGAGGGTGAATTAAGATAA
- a CDS encoding SPOR domain-containing protein, translating to MRRTIRKRVTNTGKDRLYTIFAFFIVAPILSIVLAFALVQNVILPRLDEGQKTISTVDEGLGDKVEKNYGLEGDLSSTVDGETLGTEAIDLTENVSESEEETAETTFYGIQIGNFSSITNAEEFIKELKGNNFDNGYIVNVGNSYKVFAGEFKIKEEAYNYLENVREIYEDAFVNTVSSKDKIFRPE from the coding sequence ATGAGAAGAACAATAAGAAAGAGAGTAACCAATACTGGTAAGGACAGGCTTTATACCATTTTTGCCTTTTTTATAGTTGCCCCTATTTTATCAATCGTTTTAGCATTTGCTTTAGTGCAAAATGTTATATTGCCTAGACTTGACGAAGGACAAAAAACTATTAGTACAGTTGATGAAGGGTTAGGTGATAAAGTCGAAAAGAATTATGGGTTAGAAGGTGACCTAAGTTCAACTGTAGATGGAGAAACCTTAGGAACAGAGGCTATAGACTTAACAGAGAATGTTTCAGAATCAGAAGAAGAAACCGCCGAAACTACTTTTTATGGTATTCAAATAGGCAACTTTAGCAGTATAACAAATGCTGAAGAATTCATTAAAGAGCTTAAAGGAAACAATTTTGACAATGGATACATAGTTAATGTAGGCAACTCGTACAAAGTTTTTGCAGGTGAGTTTAAAATAAAAGAAGAAGCATATAATTATTTAGAAAATGTAAGAGAAATATATGAAGATGCTTTTGTTAATACAGTATCGAGTAAAGATAAGATATTTAGACCGGAATAA